From one Rhodamnia argentea isolate NSW1041297 chromosome 1, ASM2092103v1, whole genome shotgun sequence genomic stretch:
- the LOC115745185 gene encoding disease resistance protein RUN1-like, translated as MARHEEVFGGGGGSGDGSERVKKWRGALREAANLSGWHLDNGLESELYPEIVEEVSSKLHRLYLDVAKHPVALDRHIQAVRMSLHTEDDGVRVVGICGIGGIGKTTIAKAVYNIIADQFKGSRFLANVGEISRQYGLEKLLEALLHDILRDNTIKVGYIQTGVDLMRQKLCNKRILLVLEDVDSTDQLRGLLGERGWFGHESRIILTIRDEEVLVTHSAEICKVGELNYDNALQLFSWNTYREQSPARDYQLISFGFTRYAKGLPLALIVLGSFLSGHSIHEWNCTLERLRAIPDGQIYEILKISFDGLEANEQAIFLDIACFFKGEEKDYVTKLLDRFNFLSRQGASNSLSKSTHI; from the exons ATGGCGAGGCATGAGGAGGtttttggtggtggtggtggtagcgGTGATGGCTCCGAGAGAGTGAAGAAGTGGAGAGGCGCGCTTCGTGAAGCGGCTAATTTGTCCGGATGGCATTTAGACAACGG TCTTGAATCTGAACTTTATCCAGAGATTGTTGAAGAAGTGTCAAGCAAGCTGCACCGCCTGTACTTGGATGTTGCGAAGCATCCAGTTGCTCTTGACAGGCATATACAGGCCGTTAGAATGTCATTGCATACAGAGGATGATGGTGTTCGCGTAGTGGGTATCTGCGGGATTGGCGGAATAGGCAAGACAACTATCGCTAAAGCTGTATACAATATTATTGCTGATCAATTCAAAGGTAGTCGCTTCCTGGCAAATGTCGGAGAAATTTCTCGGCAGTATGGCCTAGAAAAACTGCTTGAAGCTCTTCTTCATGACATTTTGAGGGATAATACCATAAAGGTTGGCTACATTCAGACTGGTGTAGATTTGATGAGGCAAAAGCTTTGCAATAAAAGGATTCTGTTAGTTCTCGAGGATGTGGATAGTACAGACCAACTAAGGGGCTTATTGGGTGAAAGAGGTTGGTTTGGTCATGAGAGTAGAATAATTTTAACAATAAGAGATGAAGAAGTACTAGTCACTCACAGTGCAGAAATCTGTAAGGTCGGTGAACTAAATTATGATAATGCTCTTCAACTTTTCAGTTGGAATACCTATCGGGAACAATCCCCCGCAAGAGATTACCagcttatctccttcggatttACTCGCTATGCCAAGGGTCTCCCTTTGGCTCTTATTGTGTTGGGATCTTTCTTGAGTGGTCATAGTATTCACGAATGGAACTGTACATTAGAAAGATTGAGAGCCATTCCTGACGGCCAAATTTATGAGATTCTGAAAATCAGTTTTGATGGATTAGAAGCTAATGAACAAGCTATCTTTCTTGACATCGCTTGTTTCTTtaaaggagaggaaaaagattATGTAACAAAGCTGCTAGACCGTTTTAACTTTTTATCCAGACAGGGCGCTTCAAATTCTCTCTCAAAAAGCACTCATATATAA
- the LOC115745189 gene encoding protein YIF1B-like: MYNNPTAQPGGVPIPPTNPQPTPFGNAFYGAGSGLIRGGLGAYGEKILGSSSEYVQSNISRYFSDPQYYFQVNDQYVRNKLKVVLFPFLHRGHWTRITEPVGGRLSYKPPIYDINAPDLYIPLMAFGTYVVLSGLLLGLQGKFSPEALNWLFVKGSLGWCMQVALLKLTLLSLGSGEAPLLDIVAYAGYTFTGLCLAVLGKIVLRYMYFVLMPWTCLCMGIFLVKTMKRVLFAEVRSYDSSRHHYLLLFIALAQFPLFMWLGNISVNWLF, encoded by the exons ATGTACAACAATCCGACCGCACAGCCTGGTGGGGTGCCCATACCTCCAACAAATCCTCAGCCCACACCATTTGGCAATGCTTTTTATGGTGCTGGTTCAGGTCTTATCCGCGGTGGGCTTGGTGCTTATGgagaaaaaattttaggatctaGCTCTGAGTACGTGCAAAGTAAT ATTAGCAGGTATTTTTCTGATCCGCAGTACTATTTCCAAGTGAATGACCAATACGTGAGGAACAAGTTGAAGGTGGTTTTGTTTCCATTCCTCCATAGG GGGCACTGGACACGAATTACGGAGCCAGTGGGAGGCAGGCTGTCATATAAGCCCCCAATATATGATATTAATGCTCCAGATTTGTACATTCCGCTTATGGCATTTGGTACTTACGTTGTACTTTCTGGCCTGCTGTTGGGTCTTCAGGGGAA GTTCAGCCCTGAAGCCTTGAACTGGCTGTTTGTCAAAGGATCGCTTGGCTGGTGTATGCAAGTAGCACTGCTAAAATTAACATTACTGTCATTGGGTAGTGGGGAGGCACCATTGCTGGACATTGTGGCATATGCTGGTTATACTTTCACAGGATTGTGCTTGGcagttcttgggaagattgtgTTGAGATACATGTACTTTGTGCTGATGCCGTGGACCTGCTTGTGCATGGGGATCTTTCTGGTGAAGACCATGAAGCGAGTGCTGTTTGCGGAGGTGAGGAGTTATGATTCGAGCAGGCACCACTATCTGTTGCTCTTTATCGCCCTTGCTCAGTTTCCACTCTTCATGTGGCTTGGCAATATCAGTGTCAACTGGCTTTTCTAA
- the LOC115745190 gene encoding B-box zinc finger protein 24-like, producing the protein MKIQCDVCERAQATVICCADEAALCAKCDVEVHAANKLASKHQRLLLHSLSTKLPVCDICQEKAAFIFCVEDRALFCKDCDEPIHPAGSLSANHQRLLATGIRVAVSSSCTKDAEKIQSEPPSRNAPHMSVKSPQQQASSFSPSWGDVDELLQLPDFESSDKKGQLEFGELEWLADMGLFADQVPQEALAAAEVPQLPLPPSSSYTSSRTTKSQMPHKKPRIEYDEEFFTVPDLG; encoded by the exons ATGAAGATACAGTGCGACGTGTGCGAGAGAGCCCAGGCGACGGTGATCTGCTGTGCCGACGAGGCCGCGCTCTGCGCCAAGTGCGACGTCGAAGTCCACGCCGCGAACAAGCTCGCGAGCAAGCACCAGAGGCTCCTCCTTCACTCCCTCTCCACCAAGCTCCCTGTTTGCGACATTTGCCAA GAGAAGGCAGCCTTCATCTTTTGCGTGGAAGACAGAGCTCTCTTCTGCAAGGACTGCGACGAACCAATTCATCCCGCCGGAAGCCTGTCGGCTAATCACCAGAGGTTACTGGCAACTGGCATCAGAGTCGCTGTCAGCTCTAGCTGCACCAAAGATGCTGAGAAGATTCAATCTGAGCCACCGAGCCGGAATGCACCTCATATGTCGGTGAAATCGCCCCAACAGCAAGCTTCCAGTTTCTCGCCTTCATGGGGTGATGTTGATGAACTGCTACAGTTGCCAGATTTTGAGTCCTCTGACAAG AAGGGACAGCTCGAGTTTGGTGAGCTAGAATGGCTCGCGGATATGGGTCTCTTTGCTGATCAGGTTCCTCAAGAAGCCCTAGCAGCAGCTGAAGTTCCTCAGCTCCCATTGCCACCCTCGAGCAGCTACACGTCATCCCGAACCACGAAATCCCAGATGCCTCATAAGAAGCCAAGGATTGAATACGACGAGGAGTTTTTCACCGTTCCTGATCTTGGCTGA
- the LOC115745249 gene encoding PTI1-like tyrosine-protein kinase At3g15890, which produces MVLRNLVFMIPVPPSLLRMRNIVVESERSCLNCGDAQSDSKSIMASPNKLAQFLCFRRRKGYCHNNGEADSDSDMLWEEYSAFKIFSKAELVRATNNFCNDNKIGVGSTGSVYRGVLDDGQQVAIKWINVTRVGFEESSDEIKTLRLVKHKNLVQMLGFHARRSERALVYEYMNNSSQYYHLHTTRSSTLMSWNERLKVALDVAMAIQYLHEYAGPRIVHRDLKSSNALPNEKWTAKVADFGLSRLLPEDEA; this is translated from the exons ATGGTCCTGCGCAACCTAGTATTCATGATTCCAGTCCCACCAAGCCTTCTAAGAATGAGAAACATCGTGGTCGAATCAGAACGATCTTGTTTAAATTGCGGAGATGCTCAGTCAGACTCTAAATCTATTATGGCTTCCCCAAATAAGCTTGCCCAGTTTTTATGCTTCAGAAGACGAAAGGGATATTGTCATAACAATGGCGAAGCAGATTCTGACAGCGATATGCTGTGGGAGGAATATTCG gcattcaaaatattttcgaaggCAGAGCTTGTTCGTGCAACGAATAATTTCTGCAATGATAATAAGATTGGAGTAGGCAGCACCGGTTCAGTGTATCGCGGGGTGTTGGATGATGGGCAGCAAGTGGCCATCAAGTGGATAAATGTAACCAGAGTAGGCTTTGAAGAATCGAGCGACGAGATCAAAACTCTCCGTCTCGTTAAGCATAAGAATCTGGTTCAGATGTTGGGATTCCATGCAAGACGAAGTGAGCGCGCCCTCGTCTATGAGTACATGAACAATAGCTCGCAGTACTACCACCTTCACACTACCAGAAGCTCAACATTGATGTCATGGAATGAACGGCTCAAGGTGGCACTAGATGTCGCTATGGCAATCCAGTACTTGCATGAATATGCCGGTCCTCGAATTGTACACCGAGACCTGAAGTCATCAAATGCATTGCCAAATGAAAAGTGGACTGCTAAAGTTGCGGATTTTGGACTGTCCAGACTTCTTCCAGAGGATGAAGCATGA